Genomic segment of Eretmochelys imbricata isolate rEreImb1 chromosome 24, rEreImb1.hap1, whole genome shotgun sequence:
CAGTCCGGGGGCTCTGTGGGAGGTTACAGGCAGCTCCTCCCCGGACAGGGTTCAGCCTGGGAGAAAGTGCAAAAGCATCTGTGGTCAAAAGCCTGTTTCATTTGCCTTGGGCCCTGCAGTGACGAGGGAGGAGTTGGCACCTGGGGTTCATCACCCAAGTCATGTCAGCATTTAGGGTTTTTACGATTGTCTCTGAGTGAATTTACCCACATGCTTAACATGGTGCCTGCCAAGGCTGCAATTTCAGGGCAACAGGAACCAAGAAGTGGAAAATCTGTGGCTAGAACGAGCAATTGTTGGTGTCGCTCCCTGTTGTTTCCTAGTGAAGAGTTAGATGGGCTCTGCCATGGCCCTGCTCTTGGCTAGGGCCTGAAATAACCATTCCCTGAGCTCCCCTGCAGAGAGCGTAAGGCACTGGGGACCCTGGGGAGCTTTATCACAACTTGGCCTCTTTCGCTGgtgaaataaagaaaacacaaagAACAGTGTCAGTCAGGATCCCCCGCCCCTTTATGGCTGAATTAAATTCAGTATGTCATCATTTttagggtgggtgggggagctcAGTGGACATGGGGCTCAGAGCTCAGTTATGGTGAAGTTTCCCCCCTGATGCAGAAAGGCAGCATTTTCATGAGACTTCCCAGAGCGTTGAGCTCCGAGCTCCGGCGGGGACTTTACTTGGATCCTTTCAGCCACGTCCTGACGTTTCTTCCTTTCAGGGGCTGCGGGTTTTAATCTGGGTTTGAAACGGCTCCCTCCGTAACCACCTCCAGCACTCGTAGAGCGTCAGCAGCAACATCCTCCAGGAAGCTCCGCAGCATGAGGTATGTGGTAGGGAGCGAAACTGCTGCCGATACCACGGAACCTACCACAggtataaattttaaaaaagttgttgAATATTGAACGGCCCCAGCTGCGCACTTGGTCAGTAGCGTAATTACAAGATCTTTTGTTATTGCCTCACTCAGTGAGGACTGTATAACGGCCTTCAGCTCTGCAATGGGCTTGTTATTGTGTCTAGCGAGTGCAGCGAGAGACTTTTCATCAAGGCCGAAGTCCCTGCAGAACCCTTTCAGGGACGTCACCAGCACGGCAACATCACAAGCAATGGAGAGACCCGGGAGAGGAATGGCAGTGACTCCACATGACACCAGACTTTTCAGCCATATCTGCCTTTGCAGttgttcttttttcttctccacGGTTTCTTTCGAAACATGGGACAGGGATCGTAGAAGAGCGAGTCTCTTGTGACTGGGGAGCTCATCCACAAGCGTTTCCTGCAATGTGGGAAAATCGTACTTGCCCAAGTCCCATCTAGAGACAAGAAAAACCCGTGGGGAGACCACCCCTGCTTTTTCCAGGCCTTTGATGCAGTTCTCTCTGATGGCATCGAGGATCGCACGCTCCCTGTGCTGACGTGGCCTTTTCGCAGGAGCATTTCTCTTCTTCAGGATTCCCTcttcatacaaaaagaaaaggagtacttgtggcaccttagagactaaccaatttatttgggcatgagctttcgtgagccacatttgagctcatgctcaaataaattggttagtctctaaggtgccacaagtactccttttctttttgcgaatacagactaacacggctgttactctgaaacctcttcatACAGTTTTTTCTCATTTGCCAAATCCTGGTCCACCTTGGagtgcacaaagtaaaacttctTCCCCAATTTCTGGATCTCCTGGGCAAGTTCAATATCATGGTATTTGAAGCGGTTGcaggagatgatgatgaaaaAGTCGTAGTCGCTGAACTCCACCTGCTCAAGGTACGTGTCTGGTTTAAATGTTGGGGTATTGATCCCTGGCAGATCCCAGACTCTTGCATTTGGGTATCTAGGATGTGGGTAAGCAGTGGGCTCCATTGTCGTTTCAATGACCCGTGTCGCAGCAGCACCTTCATCTCTATCCCCCAGGCCCCGGATAGCGTAGACAAAGGATGATTTTCCAGAGCCCGCCTCCCCCGTGACAGCGATGTCCAGAGTGATT
This window contains:
- the LOC144279968 gene encoding LOW QUALITY PROTEIN: interferon-inducible GTPase 5-like (The sequence of the model RefSeq protein was modified relative to this genomic sequence to represent the inferred CDS: inserted 2 bases in 1 codon), whose amino-acid sequence is MAGLDAKELPKIPEKDVEELKAAFGKGNLIEAAVKVKQTXDMADKITLDIAVTGEAGSGKSSFVYAIRGLGDRDEGAAATRVIETTMEPTAYPHPRYPNARVWDLPGINTPTFKPDTYLEQVEFSDYDFFIIISCNRFKYHDIELAQEIQKLGKKFYFVHSKVDQDLANEKKLYEEGILKKRNAPAKRPRQHRERAILDAIRENCIKGLEKAGVVSPRVFLVSRWDLGKYDFPTLQETLVDELPSHKRLALLRSLSHVSKETVEKKKEQLQRQIWLKSLVSCGVTAIPLPGLSIACDVAVLVTSLKGFCRDFGLDEKSLAALARHNNKPIAELKAVIQSSLSEAITKDLVITLLTKCAAGAVQYSTTFLKFIPVVGSVVSAAVSLPTTYLMLRSFLEDVAADALRVLEVVTEGAVSNPD